One window from the genome of Diospyros lotus cultivar Yz01 chromosome 11, ASM1463336v1, whole genome shotgun sequence encodes:
- the LOC127813269 gene encoding uncharacterized protein LOC127813269 produces MASTSPAITFLSATPAPQRSALSCRGHNGRTFSFTQSTSVSKQFSTFSLSSSSSKSSITSAMVEEEEKQEEEESSPIGTNSPQDSDALPPTRGCKACGREELERGCNGEGRIQGGIATFPGFGWWPIKAYRPCPGFVASGGRYQRRGQSMDEVAFGGGQKGVSMGIDNEAQSSKKKGGLRRFKR; encoded by the exons aTGGCCAGCACCAGCCCCGCGATAACTTTTCTCTCCGCCACTCCGGCACCGCAACGCTCTGCCTTGTCTTGCCGTGGCCATAATGGCCGAACATTCTCCTTCACGCAATCTACATCAGTCTCTAAACAATTCTCTAcgttttctctttcttcttcttcttctaaatcttcAATTACATCTGCTatggtagaagaagaagaaaaacaagaagaagaagaaagctctCCTATTGGAACTAATTCTCCCCAAGATTCAGACGCGCTTCCTCCTACCAG GGGCTGCAAGGCCTGTGGAAGAGAGGAACTGGAGAGGGGATGTAATGGCGAGGGGAGGATTCAAGGCGGGATTGCTACATTCCCGGGCTTTGGGTGGTGGCCTATTAAAGCTTACAGGCCATGTCCTGGATTTGTAGCATCAGGTGGTAGGTATCAGCGACGGGGGCAAAGCATGGACGAAGTTGCTTTTGGAGGGGGGCAGAAAGGTGTATCCATGGGGATTGACAATGAGGCTCAGTCAAG CAAGAAGAAGGGAGGTCTAAGGAGATTCAAGAGGTAA